CTCAGGATGTTTGCAGATTGGGTCGTTGCACACTGGAAGAGGAATACATGGCTACATTCTTAGACACCATTTGGAAATGGAAGACTTTGTTCTTACTGCTCTTATAGACATGTATGCAAAATGTGGAAGCATCGGATATGCAGAAAAGTTGTTTTGGTGCATCAAAGGGCCATGTTTGGCAACCTGGAACGCTATGATCATGGGATATGGTACGTCTGGTTTTGAGTTTGAAGCTCTCCAGCTCTactcagagatggtaaaacaaggCCAAGAACCTGATGAGATCACTTTCTTAGGAGTCTTATCTTCTTGTAGCCATGGATGTCTCATTCAAGAAGGGAGAAGATACTTCCGGATCATGAGGGAGGAATTTGGTATAATTCCAGGAGTGCAACATTGTGCGTCCATGGTTGATCTCCTCAGCCGATCAGGTTTTCTGGATGAAGCTGTGATGTTTATCAGAAACATGGAAGTTGAACCTGATTCTGTTGTCTGGTTAGCGCTTCTCAGTGGTTGCTGTACCTACCGCGACGTCAAGCTTGCGGAATGCGTCGCAAAACAGATTTTGTTTTTGGGCCATCATAACTGTGGTGGGTTCTACGTTTTGATGTCAAATCTTTATGCATCCACAGACAGATGGAATGACGTAGCCAGGATgagaaaaatgataaaagataATGGAGAGGATGGTTTTTCAGGAACTAGCATAATTGAATCAGATGCCTTTAAACTCTCTCAAGAATGTCTCTCAACTGAACAGTGAGTAACAATGAACTTCAGAATTCGGATCAAAGAAATACACCCTACCCTCTATCTCTCTCTTTAAATGGGAAATGGAGTTCGGCTTCATATGTTTTCTCGAGACGACGTGCATGGGCAAGGAAAATTATTATTTATCGACTAAGCAATCATCTCCACATAATTTTTAAATTATGCAACTAAGGTATGTGGTCTCCTGGAATGCTTTGTTAACTGGATACCATTACAGTAACTTACAGAGGGAGGCCATGATCCTGTTTCACCATATGAAGTTGGAGTATCAGAGTGTTTTATGACTTTGCTGACTATATGATCCCCGTGGAAGGACCAATCGCAATGTAAGTCTATTCACCATGGATTCATTAGAGGCATCACTTACTATATATGAATTCTAGATTCAAGAACATTTATCTTTGTTGCTTTTTAAAAAGACAGATAAGAGCAACATTACTGTTTGGAATGCTATAATAACTGTATATGATTAAAACCAAACTTCCAACATTGCAGTTACCACATTTTCCCGAAATGCTTCGAGTGGGAATGCAACCAGCTCATGTTACAGTGAAATTATTCTCAGCATATGCTCAACTAAAGAGCATGGAGCTCAGTGATGCAAGGATTTTGAGAGTGATCTGCTTGTCAATTATACTCTCATAGACTTGTATGCCAGAACATCTATGTAAGTTTGAGAACTCATGATCAGGGTATTGGCTGTTGGGTCTGGAAAATCATGAAAGAGTAGTTTGGTCAATCTGAATAAGAGGTTCACTTATTTTACCAAGGAGCCTCTGTATGCTGCATAAGTTTTTGTATATGTTTTCACGAGCAAATGATTGGTGGTGGCTATGCGTGGCAGCCTGGTTTGGATGACAGATTTTTCATGGGGTAGTCTCATATCTTGTTCTTTTTTGTCATGTTGCATTGTTTAGTGTTGCCTTGCTCTGATTTTGAGTCAGAAATTGCTTTTGCAACCCTTTTTCTATTTGTTATCCTGACAGATATTATATTTAGAAACGGGGAGAACTGCAAGGATACTCTTTTTGGGAGGTACATTTGCTCTTATCATATGTTGCAGTTTATTTGCGCTTTTCTCGagattttcttgtttacaaattaCATTATAAGAGCAGCAGACAGTTCGGAAAAAAATATACTGATTCAGATCATAGAAGACATTAAGAAGTTCAGGACCTCCGGTGACTATTTGCAGCCACATTATACAGTAGAAATAGTTCATGTTTTTAGCTCTGTATACATCAAAGTAAGATCTACCCACTGATAAACGACAATCAGAAATCCTAAACTTGACCATTTTGTTCAATGGGATAAGTGGAATTCGTTTGCTTGCCTTGTTGGAACTTCTCAAACTCTATACCAACAGAATTATCTTTGGTGTCAGTTGTTTTGGGTTCACTCTTATCACCTTTGTTCTTTCTGTAGATAGCATATAGGATCAACTGCAGTGCCCCTAGGCCGCACCCAAAGCCATTTGGAACCTGTTAAATTACATCAATTAGTAAATATACATATGCTCGTAATATCTAACCACATACCTAAAATTTGAGGACAACATAGGCAGTATTTGTACTTACTGCTACAAAAGGGTCACGGCCAAGAAGACCGTAGATGAACCAAGATGTTCCGCAGAGAAACACAAACAATGACAGGAAAAATGGCATGAATTCCACACTCTTTGTTTTGATCACCAGTCTCTGATATAACACAATTCACATGGAATATTCTCAGTATTGGAGCAGGATCGGAATAGAACAATAAATTTGGACACTCTGGAACAGTTTAGTTATGTAATGGCTCTATTTCAGACAAGGGGTAACCAAAAAGAGGAACTTTTTTTAATATAGAAAGTTGCATAGCAGTAAATCCTGACTTACCACAATGGAAAGGGGTGAGGCATACATGCAAATGGAGAAGATGGTAGCAGCAAAGCCGCAAAAGAGTTTCCTTGAATTTCCATGAAGAGCAAACAAAGAAACGAGCACCACAATTGCGAAAACTGTGAGAATTAAAGTGAAGAGTGCGAGCATTTTCACTCTCACTTTCTGAGGCTTAGCATATATTATGAACAGGATCACATAGATCGACTCGATCGCTGCACCAGTTCCGTTGATTGTTGATACCAGTAGATTATGTGGCGACACAAAAGGAAGTCCATACCTAATcatcattaaaagaaaaatggGAAAAAAAATTAGTACTAGTCATTTGCTAAAGACAATTAAGCCAAATTTTAGTACCTTGTGATAAAATAATTGAAATAAGAAGAGATTATTTGACTGAGATAGGAAATGCAATAATCCAGAACAGTACTGAATTTATTAAATACGTATTTAGAATTTCATCGAAGTACCAGAGAAAATGAGAGCCACAAAACGTGAGAGCCCGGCAAGCATTTTTCACTTGCGGGTGAAAAACAACCTCCCCAATTTATGAATAGAAAGCCATTCTCTAACTTTCTTCATGTCAACTTGTTGTTACACAAAATTAGACTAACCTGTGGGGCCTAATTGGATGCAGCAACCCTGTTCTGTTTGAGATGAATTAACTACCAATTGAATTCTTTCTCAACTTCATTTTTAATACCGGAGGTTTACCGTGTATATCAACATCCAATAACTTTACCGTCTTATCAGAAGTATTTGTCTACCACTCGTTACATTTCTGGTAATACTTAAAGTTCGTGGGATTGGCATCAGTTTCATGTTAATAGAAAAGGCTCGGTTAAACATTTCTTTAGTTGGTTACTCAAATTTAAGTAAAAAAAATCATTTACCGAGGAAATTAGCATAGTTTTGAGTAACACACACTACAACTGTGCATTCACGGACGGAATAATAGAATGAACAGAAAAATCTTTCAGTTTATGAGTACTGTAAATTTTTGGGACTAAAAATGTTTTTCgtaatagtaatttttcttgtagtAAGACATCAAAGACTTCAAGAAATTTCCTTGAATTCTACCTTTGAATTATAAACTTTTGAAAGGCGCAGCCTGAAGCTCGACCTTAACTACTaacaaaaactctaaaaaaagatATGTACAGGAATTACCAAGCAGAGAGAAGGCAGTTGAGCAAAGTCATAATATAAGGAATGCCGGAGAACTGTTCCGTTGATTTGCTCTTTATAATTCTCTTAAACGTTATTCTGCAAcaaaaatcaaatcatatatagtTACAACTCTTTCATCTCATGGTGTCAAATATTTGAATTTTTCTCATATGTATGTACAAGTACTTACAAGGGAGCCAGGAAAAGGAAAAGAGCAGTAAGATTTCCTGGTTTTTCATCCAAACAAGAAATTATATATGAGTCTCATGAGAAGAAGAACAGGGTGAAAAATGGAACAAGTTAAAGAAAACCTACCAAAGATCCCAAACACGAAATGTATAAGATCATCCATTTTTCTTGAACCCAAGAAGCAGCTACAGAGAAAGAGAGATGTAAGAGAAGAAAGAGAGAGATGAGAAGATGTTTAAGAGTTGGAAAGAGAGATGAAAATTTGTTTCAAGTGTTAGTTCGTCTTCATGGAAGAGGTATTGGGGGTTTTATATAGGACGACGAGATTGAAATGCAAAGAAGCTGATTAATTGAACTAGATGCAGCATTTAATTAATGACGTTCTTATCTTAAAAAGCCATCACCTACAGTAATttgtctttttgtttttttttaattgatctgGTAGAAATTAGGATGGTGATGAGCTTTTTATTCAGGATCTTAAATATCAACATCCATACAATTATATAAACATCAGTTAGCCACTCTGGCCGTGGATATCAACGTCCATACATATTCAGTTAACAGGTGTGTTAGTTGGAGAGGCTAATGTGTGG
This is a stretch of genomic DNA from Papaver somniferum cultivar HN1 chromosome 1, ASM357369v1, whole genome shotgun sequence. It encodes these proteins:
- the LOC113284339 gene encoding bidirectional sugar transporter SWEET1-like is translated as MDDLIHFVFGIFGNLTALFLFLAPLITFKRIIKSKSTEQFSGIPYIMTLLNCLLSAWYGLPFVSPHNLLVSTINGTGAAIESIYVILFIIYAKPQKVRVKMLALFTLILTVFAIVVLVSLFALHGNSRKLFCGFAATIFSICMYASPLSIVRLVIKTKSVEFMPFFLSLFVFLCGTSWFIYGLLGRDPFVAVPNGFGCGLGALQLILYAIYRKNKGDKSEPKTTDTKDNSVGIEFEKFQQGKQTNSTYPIEQNGQV